Sequence from the Qipengyuania gaetbuli genome:
GCTGCAGGGCGCGTACCTCATGCTGGCCGCACGCGCCGTCGGGCTCGACTGCGGCCCCATGTCGGGCTTCGACAATGCTGCGGTCGACAAGGCTTTCTTCGGCGACAACCCGCGCCACAAGAGCAATTTTATCTGCAGCATCGGCTATGGCGACCGCACGACGATCTTCGATCGCAGCCCGCGCCCCGATTTCGGCAAGTTCAACACCATCGCCTGACTTGAAGCGAACCGCAGGCTGAGGCAGGGCGCACGGCATGCGGATGCTGGCAATCGAGACTGCGACCGAAGCCTGTTCGGTAGCCCTGTTCGAGGACGGGGACGTTATCGGCTCGTTCCACGAGACGATCGGGCGCGGCCATGCCGAACGTCTGGTCCCCATGATCGCAGACCTTCCCGGCAAGGGCCGCGCGGACGAAATCCGTGTTTCGCTCGGCCCCGGCAGCTTCACAGGCGTTCGCATCGGGCTTGCCACAGCGCGCGCACTTGGCGTTGCATGGGGGACGCCCGTTCGCGGATATCCGACACTGGCGCTGGTCGCCGCGATGGCACAGGCCGAGACTGCCGGACCGATTACAGTCTGCATGAACGGCGGGCATGGCGAGTGGTTCTTGCAGGAATTCGCGGCAGACGGCTTGCCGGAAACGGAGGTCCGCTCGCTTGTCCCCGACGAGGCAAGGCTGGCGGCCCGCCATCCGGTAGTTGCAGGTAATCGCGCGGCGCAGCTGGTCGAAGGACTGGATGGCCCCCGTCGCGCGCTCGATATCCTGCCCGATGCACGCGGGGTCGGCTCGCTGGGCGAACGCCTGCTGACGGACCGGCTTTCCCCGATCTACGGCCGGCCGCCGGATGCGAAGCTTCCCGGCGCATGAGCGACATCGACAAGCTGATGGCCGTGATGGAGAGCGCCTTCGATCCCTATTGGCGCGAGGCGTGGACGCGCCGGCAAGTCGAGGATTCGCTTTCCCTTTCTTCGGGCTTCATGTTGCTGGCCGATCAAAACGGCGAGGCACCAAGTGAAGCGGCAGATGCAGCGGGATTTGTTCTTGCACGCAAGGTATTGGACGAAGTCGAACTTCTATTGATCGGCGTATCACCGGACATGCGGGGTCTCGGTATCGGCCGCATGTTGCTCGACCGGTTCTTCGAAGCATCCCGAAAGGCCGGAGCCGCCCGGGTTTTCCTAGAAATGCGCGCGAACAATGAGGCCGAAAGGGTCTACCTGGCCGCCGGATTCGAACCGATCGGTCGGCGCCGGGACTATTACCGCACGCTTGATGGCACCCCCATCGACGCGGTCACATTTGCCAAGTCATTGTAATTTCATAACCCAAGTAACGTCCAGTTGTATGGACGCGACAAAATTGTCGGTTTTATACAATCTCATGTAGACAGTCCGTAATGGTCGGCGTATCCCATAGAAAAGGGAGAAAGATGACTATGGACCACTTCGAAACCGATATGGCCGAAACGTTGATTACGCTTACCTCGGATATCGTTGCCGCGCATGTGAGTAATAACAGCGTGGCCGTCGACGACGTCCCGGCCC
This genomic interval carries:
- a CDS encoding GNAT family N-acetyltransferase, giving the protein MSDIDKLMAVMESAFDPYWREAWTRRQVEDSLSLSSGFMLLADQNGEAPSEAADAAGFVLARKVLDEVELLLIGVSPDMRGLGIGRMLLDRFFEASRKAGAARVFLEMRANNEAERVYLAAGFEPIGRRRDYYRTLDGTPIDAVTFAKSL
- the tsaB gene encoding tRNA (adenosine(37)-N6)-threonylcarbamoyltransferase complex dimerization subunit type 1 TsaB, encoding MRMLAIETATEACSVALFEDGDVIGSFHETIGRGHAERLVPMIADLPGKGRADEIRVSLGPGSFTGVRIGLATARALGVAWGTPVRGYPTLALVAAMAQAETAGPITVCMNGGHGEWFLQEFAADGLPETEVRSLVPDEARLAARHPVVAGNRAAQLVEGLDGPRRALDILPDARGVGSLGERLLTDRLSPIYGRPPDAKLPGA